A portion of the Naumovozyma castellii chromosome 2, complete genome genome contains these proteins:
- the NCAS0B07880 gene encoding uncharacterized protein has translation MGSSSSKTTAFSLPAPYTTTAGTVSELISFFETSIDGNAAATGTITSVIPPPFSLPQAYTTTVDNGDVSEVVSFYSTNVDGNPATGTITSVIPPPFSLPQAYTTTVDNGDVSEVVSFYSTNVDGNPATGTITSVIPPPFSIPSPYTTLLVDGSSTISEIISYYSTNVAGIPATVTTTSVIPPPFSLPSPYTTTVVTGFSSVSEIVSFISTNDVNGAAVTVTTTSVIPPPSTTSVVIKSSSYPEITSSPLSTYSNSSSVALSSSTTNVMNAPSSISVTPSFTSYNASSSTEMSPLYTASVASEFSSIPAIESSYSSTDASSTSLVSYDK, from the coding sequence ATGGgttcatcgtcatcaaaGACAACGGCCTTCTCATTGCCGGCGCCATATACTACTACTGCTGGTACTGTATCTGAacttatttcttttttcgAAACAAGTATTGATGGGAATGCTGCAGCTACAGGTACTATAACCTCTGTAATTCCTccaccattttctttacCACAGGCATATACCACTACAGTCGATAATGGTGATGTATCTGAAGTGGTTTCATTTTACTCTACAAACGTGGATGGGAACCCTGCTACAGGTACTATAACCTCTGTAATTCCTccaccattttctttacCACAGGCATATACCACTACAGTCGATAATGGTGATGTATCTGAAGTGGTTTCATTTTACTCTACAAACGTGGATGGGAACCCTGCTACTGGTACTATAACCTCTGTAATTCCTCCACCATTTTCCATTCCTTCTCCATATACAACACTTTTAGTTGATGGCTCTTCAACAATATCTGaaataatatcatattATTCTACAAATGTGGCTGGGATCCCAGCAACTGTTACCACAACCTCAGTGATCCCACCTCCATTCTCTTTGCCCTCTCCATATACAACTACTGTTGTAACTGGATTTTCGTCTGTATCTGAGATTGTGTCGTTCATATCGACTAATGACGTTAATGGAGCCGCAGTCACAGTAACAACAACTTCTGTGATTCCACCTCCATCCACCACAAGCGTTGTAATAAAGTCTTCATCATATCCTGAGATTACATCTTCCCCTTTGTCCACTTATAGCAACTCTAGCTCTGTGGCTCTATCGTCATCTACAACTAATGTTATGAATGCGCCCTCTTCTATTTCTGTGACACCGTCATTTACATCTTACAACGCTTCTAGTTCTACTGAGATGTCACCATTATACACTGCAAGTGTCGCAAGTGAGTTTTCCTCAATCCCTGCAATTGAATCTTCGTATTCTTCCACTGATGCTAGCTCAACATCTCTGGTTTCATATGACAAGTGA